The following proteins come from a genomic window of Chlamydiales bacterium:
- a CDS encoding histone, producing the protein MTLKNTCKIMRSLLDVIQADLDKAELGNRAAAQRVRTCSIKLEKAAKLYRKESVKAEKIGKVKKSASTLKKTQVKKAPARKQLAKRKKAPVSSAAKKNTAPKHMAISKKTLSSKRVTAKLPKKRKK; encoded by the coding sequence ATGACTTTAAAGAATACATGCAAAATCATGAGATCTCTTCTTGATGTGATCCAAGCAGATTTGGATAAAGCAGAGTTAGGAAATAGAGCAGCAGCTCAGCGTGTACGAACTTGTTCAATTAAGTTAGAAAAAGCAGCAAAACTTTATCGTAAAGAGTCGGTAAAAGCAGAAAAAATAGGGAAGGTAAAAAAATCGGCTTCTACTCTTAAAAAAACTCAAGTTAAAAAAGCCCCTGCAAGGAAACAACTGGCTAAGAGAAAAAAAGCTCCTGTGAGTAGTGCCGCTAAAAAGAACACTGCCCCTAAGCACATGGCAATTTCAAAAAAAACCCTCTCGAGTAAAAGAGTCACAGCTAAGTTACCTAAAAAACGCAAAAAATAA
- the nqrF gene encoding NADH:ubiquinone reductase (Na(+)-transporting) subunit F, with translation MFLYFIQGLALTLVAIVAFVFIGLILTVMILFTKRKFVRTTPCTIRINENESLTKVVSGGQTLLAALTSEGIPVPSPCGGKATCKQCQLRVLEGLEEPLETDKSTFTKKQLKEGWRLSCQLKVKHDLHVHVEERYLEVKEWVATVLTNENVATFIKELVVQLPEGEEIPYQSGGYLQFHVPPFKTNTDQWKETMDPKFYEDWEKFGLFGRLVNFSDLHSDDVIRAYSLASYPAEERTLKFNIRIATPPFLKEEIAKNIPWGICSSYAFSLKPGDKLKLSGPYGESFMIHDNRSVIFLIGGAGSSFSRSHIMHLFKTEKTDRQVDFWYGARSLKENIYQKEYEELDRDYKNFRYHLVLSEPLSEDLESGWPGNDPIHTNYLFKAFELGQLIHMEEPEDSLYYVCGPPLHNSSVLNLLDHYGIPRENIILDDFGI, from the coding sequence ATGTTTTTATATTTTATTCAGGGACTAGCTCTCACACTAGTCGCCATTGTTGCATTTGTTTTTATTGGACTAATCCTCACTGTGATGATTCTTTTCACAAAGAGGAAATTTGTCAGAACCACTCCTTGCACGATCCGTATTAATGAAAATGAATCACTGACTAAAGTTGTTTCTGGGGGTCAGACCTTGCTTGCAGCTTTAACCTCAGAAGGCATTCCAGTTCCATCTCCTTGTGGTGGAAAGGCGACTTGCAAACAATGTCAACTTCGAGTTCTTGAAGGTTTAGAGGAGCCTTTAGAAACTGATAAAAGTACTTTTACAAAAAAACAGCTTAAAGAAGGATGGCGACTTTCTTGTCAATTGAAAGTCAAGCATGACCTCCATGTTCATGTGGAAGAGCGTTATCTTGAGGTTAAAGAGTGGGTGGCAACGGTTTTGACTAATGAAAATGTAGCCACTTTTATTAAAGAATTAGTCGTTCAGTTACCAGAAGGGGAAGAGATTCCCTATCAATCAGGTGGATATTTGCAATTTCATGTTCCTCCATTTAAAACAAATACCGATCAATGGAAAGAGACAATGGATCCAAAATTCTATGAGGATTGGGAGAAATTTGGATTATTTGGACGACTAGTGAATTTTAGTGATCTTCATTCAGATGATGTCATTCGTGCTTATTCATTAGCATCATATCCTGCAGAAGAAAGGACATTAAAGTTTAATATTCGCATTGCCACTCCTCCTTTTCTTAAAGAAGAGATTGCGAAAAACATTCCTTGGGGGATCTGTTCCAGTTATGCCTTTAGCCTTAAACCTGGAGATAAACTGAAATTATCAGGTCCGTACGGAGAATCTTTTATGATTCATGACAATCGTTCAGTAATTTTCTTGATTGGAGGTGCCGGTTCTTCATTTAGTCGTAGCCATATTATGCATTTATTTAAAACTGAAAAAACAGATCGTCAAGTTGATTTTTGGTATGGAGCTCGTTCATTGAAAGAAAATATTTATCAAAAAGAGTACGAAGAACTTGATCGAGATTATAAAAATTTTCGGTATCACTTAGTGCTTTCTGAACCTCTTTCAGAGGATCTTGAAAGCGGATGGCCAGGGAATGATCCGATTCACACAAACTATCTCTTTAAAGCATTTGAGCTTGGACAATTGATCCATATGGAGGAGCCAGAAGACTCTCTTTACTACGTCTGCGGGCCTCCTTTACATAATTCTAGTGTGTTGAATTTATTAGATCATTATGGCATCCCAAGAGAAAATATTATTCTTGATGATTTTGGCATCTAA
- a CDS encoding aminoacetone oxidase family FAD-binding enzyme, which produces MEECAVIGAGAAGCFAAITCAETYPAAKIRIFEKSPQPLNKVRISGGGRCNVTHACFNPNILCHYYPRGYKELLGPFHRFGPINTLEWFKRRGVELKTERDGRMFPVTDRSETIISCLLGQIQEKGIELHLGVNIDDFPKADAVILATGSSRWGYQIAKKLGHTIVPPIPSLFSFNIPNFPLIHLAGVVAPHATVWLEGRKSQEQGPLLITHWGLSGPPILKLSAREALFLSENHYRAMVMVEWGEGLPKRLKKENPHDRFEMQGKTSYKKEFVTCGGIELKEVNFKTMESRIHPRLFFAGEILNIDGFTGGFNFQNAWTTGWIAGLSALKDISTETTFSSTHDES; this is translated from the coding sequence ATGGAAGAGTGCGCAGTGATAGGAGCAGGAGCAGCTGGTTGCTTTGCGGCAATTACATGTGCAGAGACCTATCCAGCTGCAAAAATTAGAATTTTTGAAAAAAGTCCGCAACCATTAAACAAAGTCCGCATTTCAGGAGGAGGCAGATGCAATGTCACCCATGCTTGCTTTAACCCCAATATCCTCTGTCATTACTATCCTAGAGGTTATAAAGAACTATTAGGTCCTTTTCATCGTTTTGGTCCTATAAATACACTAGAATGGTTTAAAAGACGAGGAGTAGAACTCAAAACGGAAAGAGATGGACGGATGTTTCCTGTGACAGATCGTTCGGAAACAATTATTTCCTGTTTGTTGGGCCAAATCCAAGAAAAAGGTATCGAGTTGCATCTCGGGGTCAACATTGATGACTTCCCTAAAGCTGATGCTGTCATTCTTGCAACTGGAAGTAGTCGCTGGGGATATCAGATAGCAAAAAAATTAGGACATACAATTGTCCCTCCTATTCCCTCTCTTTTTAGCTTTAATATCCCAAATTTTCCTCTGATTCATTTAGCAGGTGTAGTGGCTCCTCATGCAACTGTTTGGCTTGAAGGGCGAAAAAGTCAAGAACAAGGCCCTCTTTTGATTACCCATTGGGGATTGAGTGGACCTCCTATTCTCAAACTTTCTGCCCGTGAAGCGCTTTTTTTATCTGAAAATCACTATCGTGCTATGGTAATGGTAGAATGGGGCGAAGGACTCCCAAAAAGGTTAAAAAAAGAAAATCCCCACGATAGATTTGAGATGCAGGGGAAAACGAGCTATAAAAAAGAATTTGTCACATGTGGTGGCATCGAATTAAAAGAAGTCAATTTTAAGACGATGGAAAGTCGAATTCATCCTCGCCTCTTTTTTGCTGGAGAAATCCTCAATATCGATGGATTTACTGGTGGATTTAACTTTCAAAATGCCTGGACAACAGGATGGATCGCGGGTCTCTCTGCATTAAAAGATATCTCTACAGAAACTACATTCTCTTCAACTCATGATGAATCGTAA
- the hemE gene encoding uroporphyrinogen decarboxylase, with translation MSFMRALQCQNFGRPPIWLMRQAGRYLPKYRAMRRGRSLLEMFHSPKTIVEVTELPIDVLNVDAAILFNDILTVFDGMSIRYDFQENIGPVVFDSPNAINMRDPYDAYCYVIQAIQTLKKQLSIPLIGFAGGPFTIASYLIEKKSSQHLKKTKQLLYREPEIFLSLIEKITEATIAYLNCQVEAGVDAIQIFDSWAHVLAFSEFNHYCLKPMRDILNAIDIPTILFCRGSSLFAPELATLHPAAISIDWNGSLPLIRKLIPQTVALQGNLDPMVLYGSQKEIASAIDRLLEGMKEDPGYIFNLGHGLLPDIPLENVKFMVDYVRLRSC, from the coding sequence ATGTCATTCATGCGCGCTTTGCAATGTCAAAATTTTGGAAGACCACCCATCTGGCTCATGCGTCAAGCAGGACGTTATTTACCTAAATATCGTGCTATGCGACGAGGGCGCTCTCTTTTAGAGATGTTTCACTCTCCTAAAACAATTGTTGAAGTGACTGAACTCCCTATCGATGTTTTGAATGTTGATGCTGCTATTTTGTTCAATGATATTCTGACTGTTTTTGATGGAATGAGCATTCGTTACGACTTCCAAGAGAATATTGGGCCTGTTGTCTTTGATTCACCCAATGCAATTAATATGCGTGATCCTTATGATGCCTATTGCTATGTAATACAGGCGATTCAAACACTAAAAAAACAACTTTCCATTCCTCTGATTGGTTTTGCAGGTGGGCCTTTTACGATAGCAAGTTATTTAATCGAAAAAAAATCTAGTCAGCACTTAAAAAAAACTAAACAACTTCTTTACCGCGAACCCGAAATTTTTCTCTCTCTTATTGAAAAAATCACGGAAGCCACTATTGCCTATTTAAACTGTCAGGTTGAAGCTGGCGTTGACGCCATTCAAATTTTTGATTCATGGGCACATGTCTTGGCTTTTTCAGAATTCAACCATTATTGCCTTAAGCCAATGAGAGATATCCTTAATGCAATCGATATCCCTACGATTCTATTTTGCCGAGGTTCTTCTCTTTTTGCTCCAGAACTTGCTACTTTACATCCAGCTGCGATTAGCATTGATTGGAATGGCAGTCTTCCACTCATCCGAAAACTTATTCCACAAACAGTCGCTCTACAAGGAAATCTTGATCCAATGGTGTTATATGGATCTCAGAAAGAAATTGCGTCAGCAATTGATCGCTTGTTAGAGGGAATGAAAGAAGATCCAGGTTATATTTTTAATTTAGGACATGGCTTATTGCCTGATATTCCTTTAGAGAATGTAAAATTTATGGTGGATTATGTCCGACTTCGATCTTGCTAA
- the hemG gene encoding protoporphyrinogen oxidase — translation MKKIVIIGGGIAGLSAGWYHKKKGDHVTILEKSHRPGGWIQSIQEDGFLLEQGPRGFRPTGTGKRTLALIKELGLEKTLIAADKKARKRYLVINGKLSVVSPYFLLRQGIIPALLRDACKPVNPLDDETIADFCYRRFTKKITQRVVDPLVKGIFGGDIHTLSMRNCFPALWHREKNGSIIRNLLKSRNQSSPSLYSFRDGMETLPKALAERLQENLLFNVSLIRIEKGGVILADQTLEADTIIAAVPAYALTDKHPFIYQSMTIVNMGWKRDLLSKKGYGCLVPSLEKEAILGMTWDSEIFPQQNQGEQTRICVMIQGEAEAEVAIKGVQKYLGIDSLPDKLRVTKAKDAIPQYLIGHHKHLAYFQKCFHVELIGHNYTGIGINNCIEAGWKSAQ, via the coding sequence ATGAAAAAAATTGTGATTATTGGAGGAGGAATAGCTGGTTTATCTGCTGGGTGGTACCATAAGAAAAAAGGAGATCATGTCACGATTTTAGAAAAATCTCACCGTCCAGGAGGATGGATTCAATCCATTCAAGAGGATGGCTTTCTTTTAGAACAAGGGCCAAGAGGATTTCGTCCAACTGGAACAGGAAAACGCACACTTGCTCTTATCAAAGAACTTGGGTTAGAGAAAACACTGATTGCTGCGGATAAAAAAGCTAGAAAAAGATATCTCGTAATCAATGGAAAGCTATCTGTTGTTTCACCCTATTTCCTTCTCCGTCAAGGAATCATTCCTGCTCTATTACGTGATGCTTGCAAACCTGTGAATCCACTTGATGATGAAACCATTGCAGATTTCTGCTACCGTCGTTTTACAAAAAAGATCACTCAAAGAGTTGTTGATCCATTAGTAAAAGGGATTTTTGGAGGAGATATTCACACTCTCTCAATGCGCAACTGTTTCCCTGCTCTTTGGCATCGTGAAAAAAATGGTTCTATCATTAGAAATCTTCTTAAAAGTAGAAACCAGTCTTCTCCTAGCCTGTATTCTTTTCGTGATGGCATGGAAACACTTCCAAAAGCATTGGCTGAAAGACTGCAAGAAAATCTTCTATTCAATGTATCTTTGATCCGCATTGAAAAAGGAGGGGTTATCCTTGCAGATCAAACACTAGAGGCTGACACAATCATCGCAGCTGTCCCAGCTTATGCTTTAACTGACAAACATCCTTTTATCTATCAATCCATGACCATAGTAAATATGGGATGGAAGAGAGATCTCTTGTCAAAAAAAGGTTACGGATGTCTAGTACCTTCTTTAGAAAAAGAAGCGATCTTAGGGATGACATGGGATTCAGAAATTTTTCCACAACAAAACCAAGGTGAACAAACTCGAATCTGTGTCATGATACAAGGAGAAGCAGAAGCAGAAGTAGCAATTAAAGGGGTGCAAAAATATTTGGGTATCGATTCTTTGCCCGATAAGCTGAGGGTAACTAAGGCAAAAGATGCGATCCCTCAATATCTCATCGGTCATCATAAACATCTTGCTTACTTCCAAAAATGTTTTCATGTTGAACTGATTGGTCATAACTATACTGGAATCGGAATCAATAATTGCATTGAGGCAGGATGGAAGAGTGCGCAGTGA
- a CDS encoding MFS transporter — protein sequence MKKNRWWIFLVTTSGTSVVFLDNTVMPVALPTIQREWLLTHLSLIWIINSYLLSLTSLLLIGGRLSDLFGQRALFLIGLLLFGFGSAISGMSLNLSWMITGRVIQGAGGALIIPATSALLITNFPIGQRAKAIGINTGISSIFLILGPAIGGFFTQYLSWRGIFYLNLPLVGLGMIAALFILPRGRGKKEPFHCMGALMMFCGITAFILALMQGNEWGWTAPIVLGLLAISPLFVFFFWWISLHTPHPLIDFNLFKNSLFSLANLFIFLTQIIVMITILWAIYFQQELHFTPAHTGLMIFIAILPVFFMAPFGGYLADRFGSRYPLLIGYSLLSFALFWLLLTVNMGSILFMLPGLLAFGGGIPMTLSPAIAMALSQVNGDKLGIAAGITSETRQLAGTMGIAFLTAIYQITATKTGSSVCAFSTISLVAMLLSLSGLIIAYFTIHHELKRM from the coding sequence ATGAAAAAAAATCGATGGTGGATTTTTTTGGTTACTACAAGTGGCACATCTGTTGTTTTTTTAGATAATACAGTCATGCCAGTCGCGTTGCCAACGATACAAAGAGAATGGCTTTTGACCCACCTCTCTCTTATTTGGATTATCAACTCTTATCTATTGAGTTTAACCTCTCTTTTACTCATTGGAGGAAGATTGTCTGACTTATTTGGTCAGCGTGCACTTTTTCTCATAGGTCTTCTCCTTTTTGGATTTGGATCTGCTATAAGTGGAATGAGTCTCAATCTTTCATGGATGATTACTGGGCGTGTTATTCAAGGAGCTGGAGGGGCGCTGATTATTCCAGCTACAAGCGCCCTTTTGATTACAAATTTTCCTATTGGCCAGCGAGCAAAAGCGATTGGGATTAATACAGGCATTAGCTCTATTTTTCTTATTCTCGGTCCAGCTATTGGAGGGTTTTTTACCCAATATTTGAGTTGGAGGGGGATTTTTTATCTCAATCTTCCCCTAGTAGGTTTGGGAATGATAGCTGCTTTGTTTATACTCCCTCGTGGTAGGGGAAAAAAAGAGCCCTTTCATTGTATGGGTGCATTAATGATGTTTTGTGGGATTACGGCGTTTATTTTAGCTCTAATGCAAGGCAATGAATGGGGGTGGACTGCTCCCATTGTCCTAGGACTGTTAGCCATTAGCCCTCTTTTTGTATTTTTCTTTTGGTGGATCTCTCTCCATACCCCCCATCCTCTAATTGATTTCAACCTTTTTAAAAATTCTCTTTTTTCTCTTGCCAATCTCTTTATCTTTCTGACTCAGATTATCGTAATGATTACCATCTTATGGGCGATTTACTTTCAGCAGGAATTACATTTTACTCCTGCACATACAGGATTAATGATTTTTATTGCGATTCTTCCTGTCTTTTTTATGGCCCCTTTTGGAGGCTATCTTGCTGATCGATTTGGCTCTCGTTATCCACTTTTAATTGGGTATAGTCTACTAAGTTTTGCACTTTTTTGGTTGCTATTGACAGTCAATATGGGGTCGATACTGTTCATGCTTCCTGGTCTTCTTGCGTTTGGTGGGGGGATTCCTATGACTCTTTCTCCCGCTATTGCTATGGCACTTTCTCAGGTTAATGGGGATAAATTGGGCATAGCTGCAGGGATCACAAGTGAAACTCGTCAATTAGCAGGGACGATGGGGATTGCTTTTTTGACAGCTATTTATCAGATCACAGCCACGAAAACAGGGTCTTCTGTTTGTGCTTTTTCTACGATTTCATTGGTGGCCATGCTCCTATCTTTGAGTGGATTAATCATTGCCTATTTTACGATTCATCATGAGTTGAAGAGAATGTAG
- the htpG gene encoding molecular chaperone HtpG, with product MGTLKIHSENILPIIKKWLYSDKDIFVRELVSNSCDAISKLKTITPSAENWRIDIKIDKEKRELVFSDNGIGMDREEVENYIAQIAFSGAEEFVNKYQSDKEEDQIIGHFGLGFYSAYMVAEKVEIQTLSYQKEAKPVYWSCDGSVNYTLDQGNREEVGTTVILTLPEAENEYLDEAKLRKILHHYCSFLSYPIFLNDRQINETPPLWVKAPSDCTDQEYLSFYRHLFPMEPDPLFWVHLNVDYPFHLKGILYFPKLSRDSELKKETIKLFCNRVFVSDNCRDLLPDYLTILRGAIDSPDIPLNVSRSYLQMDQTVRQLGFHISKKISDRLSALYLSEKEKFLSYWEDIELIVKFGALQDKKFYERVKDLIVWKNSDREWTTIKAYQERHPNETIYYTTEEGYILDLYRNKGIEVLFIHSAMIDQAMIQFLEKETNATFKRIDSHLDEKILDASKEKNLLDAEGRSESARLAEFFHKKLNIEVEAKSLASEAMPAFLMLKEEERRLRDHLAYQSHQPTNEFIKPTFVINTNSKLINAIHAVEKTDPDLAKEMAHEVYDLARLSQKEIDPEGLRKFIKRSNEVLERLVSKISNT from the coding sequence ATGGGTACATTAAAGATCCACAGCGAAAATATCTTACCCATCATTAAGAAATGGCTTTATTCAGATAAAGATATCTTTGTACGAGAGCTTGTGTCAAATAGCTGCGATGCAATTTCAAAACTGAAAACCATCACTCCTTCTGCTGAAAACTGGCGAATTGATATCAAAATTGATAAAGAGAAACGAGAGTTGGTTTTTTCGGATAATGGCATTGGAATGGATCGTGAAGAAGTTGAAAACTACATTGCACAGATTGCTTTTTCTGGAGCTGAAGAATTTGTAAATAAGTATCAATCAGATAAAGAAGAAGATCAGATCATTGGCCATTTTGGATTAGGTTTTTACTCAGCCTATATGGTGGCTGAAAAGGTAGAAATTCAAACTCTCTCTTATCAGAAAGAGGCGAAACCTGTCTATTGGAGTTGTGATGGATCTGTGAACTATACCCTAGATCAAGGCAACAGAGAGGAAGTGGGAACGACAGTCATCTTAACTCTACCAGAAGCAGAAAACGAGTATTTAGATGAGGCTAAGCTCAGAAAAATTCTTCATCATTATTGTAGTTTTCTTTCCTATCCCATTTTTCTTAATGATAGACAAATTAATGAAACTCCCCCCTTATGGGTAAAAGCGCCTTCTGATTGTACAGATCAAGAATATTTGAGTTTTTATCGCCATCTTTTCCCTATGGAACCCGATCCTCTTTTTTGGGTCCATTTGAATGTAGATTATCCATTTCATCTTAAAGGGATTCTTTATTTTCCCAAACTTTCACGAGATTCTGAATTAAAAAAAGAGACGATCAAACTCTTTTGCAACCGAGTATTCGTTTCAGATAACTGTCGTGATTTACTTCCTGATTATCTGACTATTTTGCGCGGAGCTATTGACAGTCCTGATATTCCATTGAATGTCTCAAGAAGCTATTTACAAATGGATCAAACAGTGCGTCAATTAGGATTCCATATTTCTAAAAAAATTTCTGATAGACTATCTGCACTTTATCTAAGTGAAAAGGAAAAATTCCTTTCCTATTGGGAAGATATTGAATTGATCGTCAAATTTGGAGCTCTACAGGACAAGAAATTCTATGAACGTGTGAAGGACCTTATTGTTTGGAAAAACAGTGATCGTGAATGGACCACGATCAAAGCTTACCAAGAACGTCATCCTAATGAAACCATTTATTACACAACAGAAGAGGGGTATATTCTTGATCTTTATCGCAATAAAGGGATAGAAGTACTATTTATTCATAGTGCTATGATTGATCAAGCAATGATCCAATTTCTTGAAAAAGAGACAAATGCTACCTTTAAGCGCATTGATTCTCACCTAGATGAAAAAATTTTAGATGCTTCGAAAGAAAAAAATCTTCTTGATGCAGAAGGAAGGAGCGAGTCAGCAAGATTAGCTGAGTTTTTTCATAAAAAACTCAATATAGAAGTAGAGGCAAAAAGCCTTGCTTCTGAAGCGATGCCTGCTTTTCTTATGCTTAAAGAAGAAGAACGTCGTTTAAGAGATCATTTAGCTTACCAAAGTCATCAACCTACAAATGAGTTTATAAAGCCTACCTTTGTGATTAATACAAATAGCAAGTTAATTAATGCGATCCATGCTGTTGAGAAGACAGACCCCGATCTTGCAAAAGAAATGGCTCATGAAGTTTATGACTTAGCGCGTCTTTCACAAAAAGAAATAGATCCTGAAGGACTAAGAAAATTTATCAAAAGAAGCAACGAAGTTCTTGAAAGACTAGTCTCTAAAATTTCCAATACTTAA
- the hemN gene encoding oxygen-independent coproporphyrinogen III oxidase → MSDFDLAKFHIPAPRYTSYPTIPEWENLSFETYQDKLQKLPAEAPLSLYFHIPFCKTMCLYCGCAVVLNRKPENEELYVNYLIREIDLLTKITGRRKVFQLHFGGGTPTKLSISLFSYLFDKITSAFDIDFSKEIAIEIDPRTVDDQKLRFLRNLGFNRVSFGVQDTNPKVQEAIKRRQSLEMTLETYKTARMLGFKGINIDLIYGLPYQTLETFQKTISDVITMRPDRISLFSYAKVPWLKKHQRAIKPETLPSFKEKFAIYDTAKKRLIENGYLAIGMDHFALEEDEIAQSFHQKRLGRNFQGYTTHLADDMVGFGVTAIGCVCDTYVQNVKDLPSYYAAIDKGILPTHRGKVLTEEDRLRKWVIHTLMSTFQLEKKTFESQYGRPFDLYFADEMTKLKELEAEGLLFNTSEKILITELGILLIRVIAMTFDSYLKNGQNQFSQSI, encoded by the coding sequence ATGTCCGACTTCGATCTTGCTAAGTTCCACATCCCTGCACCTCGCTATACCTCGTATCCTACAATTCCAGAATGGGAAAATTTGTCATTTGAAACCTATCAGGATAAGCTTCAAAAGCTCCCAGCAGAGGCTCCTCTCTCTCTTTATTTCCATATCCCCTTCTGTAAGACAATGTGTCTTTACTGTGGCTGTGCAGTCGTTTTGAACCGAAAACCTGAAAATGAAGAACTCTATGTTAATTACCTCATCCGAGAAATCGATCTTCTTACAAAAATCACTGGTAGACGAAAAGTGTTTCAACTGCATTTTGGTGGAGGGACACCGACAAAATTGTCTATTTCACTTTTTTCTTATCTCTTTGATAAAATTACTTCTGCTTTTGATATTGATTTTTCTAAAGAGATCGCCATTGAAATCGATCCTCGAACTGTAGATGATCAAAAACTTCGCTTTCTAAGAAATCTTGGTTTCAATAGGGTAAGTTTCGGAGTGCAAGATACCAACCCAAAAGTCCAAGAAGCTATCAAGCGCAGACAAAGTCTTGAAATGACCCTAGAAACTTATAAAACAGCGAGAATGCTTGGGTTTAAAGGGATTAATATCGATCTAATTTATGGACTGCCTTACCAAACATTAGAGACATTTCAAAAAACGATTTCTGATGTGATCACGATGCGCCCCGATAGAATCTCTCTTTTCTCCTATGCAAAAGTTCCTTGGTTAAAAAAACATCAACGTGCCATCAAACCAGAGACACTCCCTTCCTTCAAAGAGAAGTTTGCAATTTACGATACAGCTAAAAAGCGGTTGATAGAAAATGGTTATCTTGCAATTGGTATGGATCATTTTGCACTTGAAGAAGATGAAATTGCCCAATCTTTCCATCAAAAACGATTGGGACGCAATTTTCAAGGATATACGACTCACCTTGCTGATGACATGGTGGGGTTTGGAGTCACTGCCATTGGATGTGTATGTGATACTTATGTTCAAAATGTTAAAGATCTGCCTTCCTACTATGCAGCGATTGATAAAGGCATACTCCCTACTCATCGAGGTAAGGTGCTAACTGAAGAGGATAGGCTAAGAAAATGGGTGATTCATACTCTCATGTCGACATTTCAACTAGAAAAAAAAACCTTTGAATCTCAATATGGTCGGCCATTTGATCTTTATTTTGCTGATGAAATGACAAAGCTGAAAGAGCTGGAAGCAGAAGGGCTCCTCTTTAACACTTCAGAAAAAATTCTCATCACAGAATTAGGAATATTGTTGATTCGAGTGATTGCAATGACTTTTGATAGTTATCTTAAAAACGGACAAAATCAGTTTTCCCAATCAATATGA
- the yajC gene encoding preprotein translocase subunit YajC → MIKKIIASFLLFSSSFSLFAGEETPQNPSSFWQTLIMVAVAVVFFYFILWRPEQKRRKSMEKKRSAMKKGDKVTAMGIIGTIDRLKEQTVVLKMVDGSKIEVIKGAITEVKAKESQMEEESTIKAEESSS, encoded by the coding sequence ATGATCAAAAAAATTATTGCCAGTTTTTTGTTATTTTCATCTTCTTTTTCTCTCTTTGCAGGTGAAGAGACTCCTCAAAATCCAAGCTCTTTTTGGCAGACACTGATTATGGTGGCGGTTGCTGTCGTCTTTTTTTACTTTATTCTTTGGCGTCCCGAACAAAAGCGGCGTAAATCCATGGAAAAAAAACGCAGTGCAATGAAAAAGGGGGATAAAGTGACAGCGATGGGGATTATAGGGACTATCGATCGATTGAAAGAGCAGACAGTCGTTCTAAAAATGGTTGATGGTTCTAAAATCGAGGTGATCAAAGGAGCAATCACAGAAGTGAAAGCCAAAGAAAGTCAGATGGAAGAAGAGTCCACAATAAAGGCTGAAGAAAGCTCCAGCTAG